A portion of the Esox lucius isolate fEsoLuc1 chromosome 20, fEsoLuc1.pri, whole genome shotgun sequence genome contains these proteins:
- the rusc1 gene encoding uncharacterized protein rusc1 isoform X2 has product MHSTSRTTIPPSKPRRFDPSRRTISAVEPKPQGPAYRREDKNMNTVSSSSPRCASKATPESSRTRVGMQPRTPLGQSRLGLQRNTALLSKTKPKPKIVRAGAAAVSNRALPPLPPPPLPHLDPNCNEPSLPCLCCDGHSPQDNNSLFNHNHNNNNTISIRQQLKLQPPPPPPPLPQKQEVTRAKGQAKPCQLKSQAKVLPPACPANALELGKGEEEQENADVNENTNVVMDNKIKKQDELDNNKDRDEEGRNLEDVEDEEDEEEGEDDDDDEDEDDDDTLVPSCCDCPPSLLDLSLTSSTSSSSTSISSCSDLETDCADLSLSVCSSAHEGKADLSVSPERSLAHIPERYPPSRSPPSPPSLPLNPKSSSASSYPSSPPTACSPDEGYPSAPASPSSDYLGVRGQSGLGSEVAKLGLLDFLESVGEFGKMERFSQIIQVARWDLDGDPQGDLLRDRLDHLDRLESVNRQVKLAHIARLHEKGLDLGDLGEEDLSDVLDEMGNVDMSWRLYKGRSLGESQEFSDAGVDLTAPSDCDEPLASESETSSPIEPPPRPPKPPVRHASVNSDLHTYINISRDITPSVSVCTSPSASPTFYTFRCEKALPPSPPSLPPPPLCKPIPYFTLYKSPPLPFSRPLSTPPIPPPRKKHLARKEAQRLAALQSGREKTPLSLPPPTSCPPPLPPPPTISISSSTSPPAIPPPPSLPPPPSFHALDDEIRKLLVLAGLTQAELLKLSPELGVCVGGLQEEGEGETHHNSRPEQTQDVGMRKKEEMAKEQYDIDGLAVDGWRDGGGRLGQERDGDMKRFRGVEEDEEEREESRDVFRTTSFFKMARSRKKNSGFGASVSLASDIYYSTDINPAKSVSFETFKYDRALSETPPPPPPRPLPPVPPTLPPPQVCTLPANSLRPERFDWLMAFSPDSETPLLPPPLEPRKSNKETLKKSTSGSASSSGSTSGSGSKVMTFKELRNRSKNSSPTYQLITEPDPDPTVITPDPDILYNLKWRREKTDGDGVQWEYTSQAKAAFLQQPPLTTLAAFREMFQKAENATGQPELNPPQRIGCSASEGNLWGIDGQGKEEGEKRKEVLEEEEEQVEVRGTADGGRTWESRTTVSSPPLSLAQSQPSSFFLHSSLPPYRPGYCGAHTRPASGTQAHSRIETQPTDLGPNPYTTQSTGTNPYTTQSTGTNPYTTQSTGTNPYTTQPTDTRSYPYTTQSTGTNPYTTQSTGTNPYTTQSTGTNPYTTQPIGTNPYTTQPTDTRSYPYTTQPIGTNPYTTQPTDTRSYPYTTQSTGTNPYTTQPTDTRIYPYTTQSTGTNPYTTQPTGTNPYTTQPTGTNPYTTQPTGTNPYTTQPTGTNPCTTQSYNPFMTQDTHTDPNKDSHGIDSKCDSRCHYSDYFKKDRGLSSAHRFGSNYDRNVDSLYRYVNDSKTKDDAEYVFGSNSITNFDSLYNSDSGTEKETHAHTNSLKLVSSDLHTPVCTTPYKNVDAMMMAYAGTHSVRSASHVDTHTISDTQPDVDSLYYPSSGPHMSASPHQDRTFKDLPPLPNWFLYHPKNCPLHRGDPPRLSPVGALDPPCRSGAPPPGMDVSRLSSPLFPRSRTLPALAAPLYYPFLYPPAPPRDTPEPPTFFQAPPLPPVLIRSISFAGSVKKGGTSWMGDDVKVPLRGLGLSSLQEKRALVNSVSVAVEAILAQFSTSRTLVQKALSGDSSVNPSLGRLVLQCLCPALQGLLSDGLKPHQSDVISGRRPNSAWGLVQASTRPGRISGAPYKGPSTQALYSLQARVGVLPQLRQSKHRFNAFLFGLLNIKLLDFWLSHLQSCSDVLATFYQPSSFMRLSLTSCQPLFEELLLLLQPLSLLTFNLDLLFQHHHLEPANHSPEIPSPPNQDLGFRLSPRGSTSQGRGSSYLQSLSELHVGNAKSETESCKASPLPLVKPEAERLVESRNPPTHGAESGKVSGIAETSPQLMWLQEKEIREIAPPNVEEDCLSQQAGKVIQQGWGAVVRWGEKLGQNLAELSLPGPQNQVGTSRDPTEPQASTQTSSYPSWVDGALTVPWGLGRLFGASNNTTVPTLPTRRPSQWLSPGVSALTRLVSSSSTANHRRSLEPRQVEEVVEREVEGDAEETCDNPKPLRSVKTLCDYSGTGAELSFQKGEELLVLGGVDHDWIRCRQGDREGLVPIGYASLIM; this is encoded by the exons ATGCACTCTACTAGCCGAACCACCATCCCTCCCTCAAAGCCTCGCCGCTTTGACCCAAGCCGGCGTACAATATCCGCAGTGGAACCAAAGCCACAAGGCCCTGCGTACCGGAGGGAGGACAAAAACATGAACACcgtttcctcttcctctcctcggTGTGCCAGCAAAGCGACCCCAGAGTCTTCCAGGACCAGGGTGGGCATGCAGCCTCGTACACCTTTGGGTCAGTCCAGACTGGGCTTGCAGAGAAACACGGCTCTCCTTTCTAAGACCAAACCCAAACCCAAGATTGTCCGAGCAGGAGCAGCAGCGGTGTCCAACCGCGcacttcctcctcttcctcctcctcctcttccccatCTGGACCCCAACTGTAATGAGCCCAGTCTGCCCTGCCTGTGTTGTGACGGCCATTCTCCACAGGACAATAACAGCCTGTTCAaccacaaccacaacaacaacaataccATCTCCATCCGGCAGCAGCTGAAGCTCcagccccctcccccaccacccccacttCCCCAGAAACAGGAGGTCACCCGGGCCAAGGGTCAGGCCAAGCCCTGTCAGCTCAAGTCCCAGGCTAAGGTCCTGCCACCAGCCTGCCCCGCCAACGCCCTGGAGCtggggaaaggagaggaagagcaggagaATGCAGATGTGAACGAGAACACAAACGTGGTGATGGACAACAAGATAAAAAAGCAGGACGAATTGGATAACAACAAAGACAGAGATGAGGAGGGGAGAAACTTAGAGGATGTTGAAgacgaggaggatgaggaggagggagaagatgACGATGATGACGAGGATGAAGACGATGATGACACTTTGGTCCCATCGTGCTGTGactgccccccctccctcctggatctctccctcacctcctccacctcctcatctTCCACTTCCATCAGCTCCTGCTCCGACCTGGAGACGGACTGCGCAGATCTCTCCCTGTCCGTCTGCTCCTCTGCCCATGAGGGGAAGGCTGATCTGTCAGTGTCCCCGGAGCGCTCTCTCGCTCACATTCCTGAACGCTATCCACCGTCTCgctcacccccctcccccccctccctgccCCTCAACCCCAAATCTTCTTCGGCCTCTAGCTACCCTTCCTCCCCACCCACTGCCTGCTCCCCAGACGAAGGCTACCCCTCTGCTCCTGCCTCCCCTTCCTCAGACTATTTGGGGGTCAGAGGCCAGAGTGGTTTAGGGTCAGAGGTTGCTAAATTAGGCCTCCTGGACTTCCTGGAGTCAGTTGGCGAGTTTGGCAAGATGGAGCGCTTTAGCCAGATAATACAGGTGGCCCGCTGGGATCTGGATGGGGATCCTCAAGGGGATCTACTGAGGGATCGACTGGACCACCTGGACCGACTGGAGAGCGTCAACAGGCAGGTGAAACTGGCTCACATTGCCAGGCTCCATGAGAAGGGGCTGGATCTTGGAGATTTAGGAGAGGAGGACCTCTCGGATGTTCTAGATGAGATGGGGAATGTGGACATGTCCTGGAGGCTTTATAAAGGCCGGTCTTTAGGAGAGTCCCAGGAGTTCTCCGACGCCGGGGTGGACCTGACGGCTCCTTCAGACTGTGATGAGCCCCTAGCCTCAGAATCTGAGACGTCTTCACCCATAGAGCCCCCTCCAAGACCCCCCAAACCGCCAGTCCGCCATGCCAGCGTGAACTCTGACCTCCACACCTACATCAAcatcagccgtgacatcacccCCTCGGTCTCTGTCTGCACCTCTCCATCCGCATCTCCAACTTTCTACACCTTCAGGTGTGAGAAggccctccctccttctccaccctccctcccacctcctcctctctgtaagcccATCCCTTACTTCACACTCTACaagtctccccctctccctttctcccgaCCCCTTTCAACTCCCCCGATCCCTCCTCCCCGGAAGAAACACCTAGCCCGTAAAGAGGCCCAGCGTCTCGCTGCCCTCCAATCAGGACGTGAGAAGACACCCCTATCCCTTCCACCTCCAACCTCctgccctcctcctctcccgcCTCCTCCAACTATTTCCATATCCTCCTCGACGTCCCCCCCGGCCATACCTCCCCCGCCCTCTCTTCCCCCGCCTCCCTCCTTCCATGCATTGGATGATGAGATCCGCAAGCTACTGGTGCTCGCAGGACTGACCCAGGCTGAGCTCCTCAAACTCAGCCCAGAGTTGGGGGTCTGTGTAGGGGGACtgcaggaggagggagagggggagacccACCACAACTCCAGGCCTGAACAAACACAGGATGTAGGGATGAGAAAAAAGGAGGAAATGGCTAAGGAGCAGTATGATATAGATGGGTTGGCCGTTGacgggtggagagatggaggagggaggttaGGGCAGGAGAGGGACGGAGACATGAAGAGATTCAGAGGggtagaggaggatgaggaagagagagaggagagccgAGATGTATTTAGAACAACATCGTTCTTTAAGATGGCTAGGAGCAGGAAGAAAAACAGTGGTTTTGGGGCTAGCGTTAGCCTAGCATCCGACATCTACTACAGCACTGACATCAACCCTGCTAAAAGTGTTAGCTTTGAGACTTTCAAATACGACCGTGCCCTCTCAGaaacccctcccccccctcccccacgtCCTTTACCACCTGTCCCCCctaccctgccccccccccaggtctGCACACTTCCCGCCAACTCCTTACGCCCTGAGCGATTTGATTGGCTTATGGCTTTCTCTCCTGATAGTGAAACCCCGCTTCTACCCCCCCCTCTTGAACCTAGAAAATCCAACAAAGAAACCTTGAAGAAATCTACTTCAGGGTCAGCGTCATCATCTGGGTCAACCTCAGGGTCAGGGTCAAAGGTAATGACCTTCAAGGAACTGCGTAACCGTAGCAAAAACAGCTCCCCGACCTACCAGTTAATTACAGAACCAGATCCAGACCCCACGGTTATCACTCCCGACCCTGACATCCTCTATAACCTCAaatggaggagggagaagacagACGGTGACGGGGTCCAGTGGGAGTACACCTCCCAGGCCAAGGCCGCCTTCCTCCAACAACCTCCCCTCACCACATTGGCTGCATTTAGGGAGATGTTCCAGAAAGCGGAGAATGCGACTGGACAACCTGAACTTAACCCCCCGCAGCGGATTGGGTGCTCAGCCAGTGAAGGGAACCTGTGGGGGATTGATGGACAAggaaaagaggagggagagaaaaggaaagaggtgctggaagaagaggaagagcagGTGGAGGTGAGAGGAACTGCTGATGGAGGAAGAACCTGGGAGTCCAGAACTACAG TGTcttccccccccctctccctggcCCAGTCCCAGCCCTCCTCCTTTTTCCTCCATTCGTCCCTCCCTCCTTACCGCCCAGGGTACTGTGGTGCTCATACTAGGCCAGCCTCCGGAACCCAAGCCCACAGCCGCATTGAAACTCAGCCCACAGACCTCGGACCTAACCCCTACACCACCCAGTCCACAGGAACTAACCCCTACACCACCCAGTCCACAGGAACTAACCCCTACACCACCCAGTCCACAGGAACTAACCCCTACACCACCCAGCCCACAGACACAAGATCTTACCCCTACACCACCCAGTCCACAGGAACTAACCCCTACACCACCCAGTCCACAGGAACTAACCCCTACACCACCCAGTCCACAGGAACTAACCCCTACACCACCCAGCCCATAGGAACTAACCCCTACACCACCCAGCCCACAGACACAAGATCTTACCCCTACACCACCCAGCCCATAGGAACTAACCCCTACACCACCCAGCCCACAGACACAAGATCTTACCCCTACACCACCCAGTCCACAGGAACTAACCCCTACACCACCCAGCCCACAGACACAAGAATTTACCCCTACACCACCCAGTCCACAGGAACTAACCCCTACACCACCCAGCCCACAGGAACTAACCCCTACACCACCCAACCCACAGGAACTAACCCTTACACCACCCAGCCCACAGGAACTAACCCTTACACCACCCAGCCCACAGGAACTAACCCTTGTACAACCCAGTCCTATAACCCCTTTATGACACAGGACACTCACACAGATCCAAATAAAGACAGCCATGGAATTGATTCTAAGTGTGATTCCAGATGTCACTATAGTGACTATTTTAAGAAGGATCGAGGCCTAAGCTCTGCACATCGTTTTGGAAGCAACTATGACAGAAACGTCGATAGTTTGTATCGCTATGTGAATGACTCCAAGACTAAAGACGATGCAGAATATGTCTTTGGCTCTAACTCCATCACTAACTTTGACTCTCTCTACAACTCTGACTCTGGCACTGAGAAAGAGACTCATGCACACACCAACTCACTCAAACTGGTCAGCAGCGATTTACACACTCCAGTCTGCACCACTCCATATAAAAACGTTGATGCCATGATGATGGCATACGCCGGCACACACAGCGTCCGTTCTGCCAGCcacgtggacacacacacgATCTCCGACACACAACCTGACGTCGACTCACTGTACTACCCTAGCTCGGGTCCGCACATGTCCGCCTCCCCTCACCAGGACAGAACGTTCAAagacctccctcctctccccaacTGGTTCCTTTACCACCCCAAAAACTGCCCCCTCCACAGGGGAGATCCGCCCCGCCTCTCCCCTGTCGGTGCTCTCGACCCCCCCTGTCGTTCAGGGGCACCACCTCCAGGCATGGATGTGTCCCGCCTCAGCTCGCCCCTCTTCCCCCGCTCTCGCACCCTCCCCGCCCTGGCCGCACCCCTCTATTACCCCTTTCTCtacccccctgccccccccagGGACACCCCAGAACCCCCAACTTTCTTCCAGGCTCCGCCGCTGCCGCCCGTGCTGA TTCGCAGCATTTCATTCGCTGGCTCTGTAAAGAAGGGCGGGACATCCTGGATGGGCGATGATGTGAAGGTACCTCTGAGAGGTCTAGGACTGTCCTCTCTGCAAGAAAAAAGAG CTCTCGTCAATTCAGTGAGTGTGGCCGTGGAGGCCATTTTGGCTCAGTTTAGCACCTCACGAACCCTGGTGCAGAAG GCTCTGTCAGGAGACAGCAGTGTCAATCCTTCTCTGGGTCGGCTGGTGCTGCAGTGCCTGTGCCCCGCCCTGCAGGGCTTGCTGTCTGATGGCCTCAAGCCCCATCAGAGTGACGTGATCTCAGGCAGGAGGCCAAACTCTGCCTGGGGACTGGTACAGGCCTCCACCAGGCCAGGTAGGATCTCTGGAGCACCGTACAAAG GGCCCAGTACTCAGGCCCTGTACAGCCTGCAGGCTAGGGTAGGTGTGCTACCCCAGCTCAGGCAGAGCAAACACAGGTTCAATGCCTTCCTCTTTGGCCTCCTCAA CATCAAGCTTCTGGATTTCTGGCTGTCCCACCTCCAGTCATGCAGTG ATGTGTTGGCGACGTTTTACCAGCCCTCCTCCTTCATGCGCTTGTCACTGACTTCCTGCCAGCCTCTGTTTGAGGagctcctcctcctgctgcagcCACTCAGTCTTTTGACCTTTAACCTCGACCTACTCTTCCAGCATCACCACCTCGAGCCAGCCAATCATAGCCCTGAGATACCCAGCCCACCCAATCAGGATCTGGGATTCAGGCTCTCGCCCCGAGGGTCCACCTCCCAAGGCAGGGGCAGTAGCTACCTCCAGAGCCTATCAGAGCTGCACGTTGGAAACGCCAAATCCGAGACCGAGAGCTGTAAGGCCAGCCCACTGCCCCTTGTAAAACCGGAAGCTGAAAGGTTGGTGGAGTCGCGGAATCCACCAACTCATGGCGCAGAGTCTGGGAAGGTGTCTGGTATTGCAGAGACAAGTCCTCAGCTGATGTGGCTTCAGGAGAAAGAGATTAGGGAGATTGCGCCTCCTAATGTTGAGGAGGACTGTCTATCCCAACAAGCAGGAAAG GTGATTCAGCAGGGCTGGGGTGCTGTGGTACGCTGGGGGGAAAAGCTCGGACAGAACTTGGCTGAACTTAGCCTGCCTGGACCCCAGAACCAGGTGGGGACATCCAGGGATCCCACAGAACCACAGGCCAGTACCCAGACCAGCAGTTACCCTTCCTGGGTAGATGGAGCATTAACAGTCCCCTGGGGTCTGGGACGGCTATTTGGAGCTTCTAATAACACCACAGTACCCACACTTCCAACCAG GCGTCCATCTCAGTGGTTGTCTCCAGGGGTGTCTGCTCTGACCCGGTTGGTGAGCAGCAGTTCCACTGCTAACCATAGGAGGTCGCTAGAGCCCCGGCAGGTAGAAGAAGTGGTGGAgcgagaggtggagggagacgCGGAGGAGACATGCGACAACCCAAAACCCCTTAG GTCGGTCAAAACACTATGCGACTACTCTGGCACAGGGGCAGAGTTAAGCTTCCAGAAAGGGGAGGAGTTATTGGTTTTAGGGGGTGTCGATCACGACTGGATTCGCTGTCgtcagggagacagagaggggctTGTGCCCATTGGCTATGCCTCTCTGATCATGTGA